A region from the Flavobacteriales bacterium TMED191 genome encodes:
- a CDS encoding dihydroorotase: MGKLLKNTKKVNEGSIEEVDVLIENNLIVKIAPSISTKHHEIIDLEGKYLLPGVIDDQVHFREPGLTHKATIYSESRAAVAGGITSFMEMPNTNPPVLTQNLLKDKFEIGLKDSLANFSFFMGVSNDNISEVLKTDFSKVPGLKIFMGSSTGNMLVDNFSVLNNIFSNAEGLIAVHCEDEETIRINSQKAKKKYGNQVPLYEHPNIRSREACFKSSSLAIDLAKKYSSRLHVLHISTEEEVHLFDNTLPLKDKKITSEVCIHHLSFTDADYTKKGALIKWNPAVKNAHDQQALWDGLLNNKLDIIATDHAPHTTQEKNNLYFSCPSGAPMVQHALPMMLDHYINNKISLELIVEKMCHAPARCFNIKKRGYIKEGYYADLVVLKKQNWEVNGDNILYACKWSPLENKIFNFKIYKTFVNGNLVYNDGVIQNINNGKALSFNN; encoded by the coding sequence ATGGGTAAATTATTAAAGAATACAAAAAAGGTTAATGAAGGGTCTATCGAAGAAGTAGATGTTTTAATAGAGAATAATCTTATTGTAAAGATAGCACCTTCGATTTCTACTAAGCACCATGAAATTATTGATTTAGAAGGCAAATATCTCTTGCCAGGTGTGATTGATGACCAAGTGCATTTTAGAGAGCCAGGACTAACTCATAAGGCTACAATTTATTCAGAATCAAGAGCTGCAGTTGCTGGAGGAATAACTTCTTTTATGGAGATGCCTAATACCAACCCGCCAGTTTTAACACAAAATCTATTAAAAGACAAATTTGAAATTGGCCTAAAAGATTCTTTAGCAAATTTTTCTTTTTTTATGGGAGTTTCAAATGATAATATTAGTGAGGTATTAAAAACAGATTTTTCTAAAGTTCCAGGATTAAAAATTTTCATGGGATCTTCTACGGGTAATATGTTAGTTGATAATTTTTCTGTATTGAATAATATTTTTTCTAATGCCGAAGGTTTAATTGCAGTACATTGTGAAGATGAAGAAACTATTAGAATAAATAGTCAAAAAGCGAAAAAAAAATACGGTAATCAAGTACCTTTATATGAGCATCCTAATATTAGATCCAGAGAAGCATGTTTTAAATCTAGTTCATTGGCAATTGATTTAGCAAAGAAATATTCTAGTAGGCTTCATGTTTTACATATTTCTACAGAAGAAGAAGTACATTTATTTGATAACACTCTACCACTAAAAGACAAAAAAATCACATCAGAAGTATGTATACACCATCTTTCTTTTACAGATGCAGACTATACAAAGAAAGGAGCATTAATAAAATGGAATCCTGCAGTAAAAAATGCTCATGATCAACAAGCTTTATGGGATGGTTTATTAAATAATAAACTTGATATCATCGCAACTGATCACGCTCCTCATACAACTCAAGAAAAAAACAATCTATATTTTTCTTGTCCCTCAGGAGCACCAATGGTACAACATGCTCTGCCAATGATGCTAGATCATTATATAAACAATAAAATTTCTCTTGAATTAATTGTAGAAAAGATGTGTCATGCTCCTGCTCGATGTTTTAATATTAAAAAAAGAGGGTATATAAAAGAAGGTTATTATGCAGATTTGGTAGTTTTAAAAAAACAAAACTGGGAAGTTAATGGGGATAATATTTTATATGCTTGTAAATGGTCACCATTAGAAAATAAAATATTTAATTTTAAAATCTATAAAACATTTGTTAATGGTAATTTAGTATATAATGATGGAGTTATTCAAAATATCAACAATGGAAAAGCACTTTCTTTTAATAATTAG
- a CDS encoding NAD-dependent epimerase/dehydratase family protein gives MSKTLVTGGTGLVGAHLLYHLIIAGVKPIALKRPKSNLQNVINIFNFYSQNGEKLFNKITWINCDILDIIDLDEIVKNIQIIYHCAALVSFNNELKNKMLEVNTVGTSNIIDLSLKYNINQICYVSSIATLGKNEDLPADENTHWSWDNTSGYAISKYLAEMEVWRGFSEGLNGFIVNPSLIIGPGFWNSGIGTIIKKTFISGPFYVSGSCGVIDVNDLTKIMISLMDKKITNERFIINSEHISYKKLMSIISTELNLTKPSIQLPQIILKILICINIIWGKLTGKKIAISLDTIKYTKKPFLLDSSKIEKTISHSYIKTSESIKKYLELFKKNS, from the coding sequence ATGTCCAAAACACTTGTAACAGGAGGAACAGGTTTAGTTGGAGCTCACCTTCTATACCACCTAATTATTGCTGGAGTAAAACCCATTGCATTAAAAAGACCAAAAAGTAACTTACAAAATGTTATAAATATATTTAATTTTTATTCGCAAAACGGTGAAAAATTATTTAATAAAATAACATGGATAAACTGTGACATATTAGATATAATAGACTTAGATGAAATTGTTAAAAATATTCAAATAATTTATCACTGTGCAGCGTTAGTTTCGTTTAATAATGAATTAAAAAACAAAATGCTTGAAGTCAATACAGTAGGAACTTCAAATATTATAGATCTATCATTAAAATATAATATAAATCAAATTTGCTATGTGAGCTCAATTGCTACATTGGGTAAAAATGAGGATTTACCTGCTGATGAAAATACACATTGGTCTTGGGATAATACATCTGGTTATGCAATTTCTAAATATTTAGCTGAAATGGAGGTGTGGAGAGGTTTCAGTGAAGGCTTAAATGGATTTATTGTAAATCCCTCCTTGATTATTGGTCCTGGTTTCTGGAACTCTGGAATTGGCACAATTATAAAAAAAACCTTCATTAGTGGGCCTTTTTATGTTTCTGGCAGTTGTGGTGTAATTGATGTAAATGATTTAACAAAAATTATGATTTCACTTATGGATAAAAAAATAACCAATGAACGATTCATAATTAATTCTGAGCATATAAGCTATAAAAAATTAATGTCTATAATTTCAACCGAACTTAATCTAACCAAACCTTCTATACAATTGCCTCAAATAATACTTAAAATATTAATTTGTATAAACATAATTTGGGGTAAATTGACAGGCAAAAAAATAGCAATCAGTTTAGATACTATAAAATATACAAAAAAGCCTTTTTTACTTGACTCTTCTAAAATTGAAAAAACAATTTCACATAGCTATATTAAAACATCTGAATCCATCAAAAAATATCTTGAATTATTCAAAAAAAACAGTTAA
- a CDS encoding tyrosine--tRNA ligase, with translation MDFINEMDWRGMIHDTTPGLQDKLKEGITSAYVGFDPTANSLHIGNLVPIMLLVHYQKCGHKPIALIGGATGLIGDPSGKSAERNLLTTDEIHHNLLGVKSQLELFLDFSDIKNSAEIVNNMDWCQDINMIKFLRDIGKHLTLNYMMSKDSVQNRMETGISFTEFSYQLIQAYDFYHLHKTKNCIVQIGGSDQWGNITSGIELIKKISSNKAYALTTPLITKSDGSKFGKTESGNIWLDSDKTSPYKFFQYWMNISDEDAQKWIKIFTTFSQEEILEIIKNHNETPHLRILQQELAKSITCRVHGIAQYKQSVKVSNILFGKNTAEQITQITEKEFLMVFEGVDQYKIAKSTLNQPIDPINLLTDLSGAFVSKGEVRRLFKSNAISLNKIKWGVDQFVTKDNLLNNKYILIQKGKKHYIILCFE, from the coding sequence ATGGATTTTATTAATGAAATGGATTGGCGTGGCATGATTCACGATACAACTCCTGGATTACAAGATAAATTAAAGGAGGGTATTACCTCGGCCTATGTTGGGTTTGATCCTACTGCAAATTCTTTGCATATTGGTAATCTAGTTCCAATAATGTTGTTAGTGCATTATCAAAAATGTGGTCATAAGCCTATTGCATTAATTGGCGGCGCTACTGGTTTAATTGGGGATCCATCTGGTAAAAGCGCTGAAAGGAATTTATTAACCACGGATGAAATCCATCATAATCTTTTAGGAGTAAAATCACAGTTAGAGTTATTTTTAGATTTTAGTGATATTAAAAATTCAGCAGAAATTGTTAACAACATGGACTGGTGCCAAGATATTAATATGATTAAATTTTTAAGAGATATTGGAAAACATTTAACATTAAATTATATGATGTCCAAAGACTCTGTTCAAAATCGGATGGAAACAGGAATTTCATTTACGGAGTTTTCTTATCAACTTATCCAAGCATATGACTTTTATCATTTACATAAAACTAAAAATTGTATAGTTCAAATTGGGGGTTCAGATCAGTGGGGAAATATTACTTCAGGAATTGAGTTAATAAAAAAAATTAGCAGTAATAAAGCATATGCTTTAACGACTCCTCTTATTACTAAGTCAGATGGTTCAAAATTTGGAAAAACAGAATCAGGTAATATTTGGTTAGATTCTGATAAAACTTCACCATATAAATTTTTCCAATATTGGATGAATATTAGTGATGAAGATGCACAGAAATGGATTAAAATTTTTACGACATTTTCACAAGAAGAGATTCTAGAAATTATAAAAAATCATAATGAAACCCCTCATTTAAGAATTTTACAACAGGAATTAGCTAAAAGTATAACTTGTAGAGTTCATGGTATTGCTCAATATAAGCAATCTGTAAAAGTTTCAAATATATTATTTGGTAAAAATACTGCTGAGCAAATTACACAAATTACAGAGAAGGAGTTTTTAATGGTATTCGAAGGAGTAGATCAGTATAAAATTGCTAAATCAACTTTAAATCAACCCATCGATCCTATTAATCTTCTTACTGATTTGTCTGGTGCTTTTGTTTCTAAAGGAGAGGTTAGACGACTCTTTAAGTCAAATGCAATTAGCTTAAATAAGATAAAATGGGGTGTAGATCAATTTGTTACCAAAGATAATCTGCTTAACAATAAATATATTTTAATTCAAAAGGGGAAAAAACATTATATAATTTTATGTTTTGAATAA
- a CDS encoding acyl-CoA thioesterase, producing the protein MQFRTRKLVKPEDLNAGGSLFGGQLLRWIDEEAAIYAMCQLDNQRVTTKFMSEIDFISPAKIGDVVEIGLELVKLGRTSITIKCEARVKRTEKSIISIDRIVFVNLDEKLRPTPHNKG; encoded by the coding sequence ATGCAATTTAGAACAAGAAAACTAGTGAAACCTGAAGATTTAAATGCTGGAGGCAGTTTGTTTGGCGGTCAATTACTAAGATGGATTGACGAAGAAGCAGCTATATATGCAATGTGTCAACTAGACAATCAAAGGGTAACAACAAAGTTCATGTCAGAAATTGATTTTATATCTCCTGCTAAAATTGGTGATGTTGTTGAAATTGGATTAGAATTAGTTAAATTAGGACGTACTTCGATTACAATTAAATGCGAAGCAAGAGTGAAGAGAACAGAAAAATCTATTATTTCTATTGATAGAATTGTTTTTGTTAATTTAGATGAAAAATTAAGACCAACTCCTCATAATAAAGGTTAA
- a CDS encoding DUF4296 domain-containing protein, protein MMELFKISTMEKHFLLIISILFISCNHNSTASKLIPRDSFKSILMDIESSNTYFYADTMHNLNRDSFLLDSILIQHKVSEAMFDKTLEFYINNFEEMTTLLDEMKNSMTD, encoded by the coding sequence ATGATGGAGTTATTCAAAATATCAACAATGGAAAAGCACTTTCTTTTAATAATTAGTATTTTGTTTATTAGTTGTAATCATAATTCAACAGCTTCTAAATTAATTCCTAGAGATTCATTTAAAAGCATTTTAATGGATATTGAATCTTCCAATACATATTTTTATGCAGACACAATGCATAATTTGAATCGTGACAGTTTTTTATTAGATTCTATTTTAATCCAACATAAAGTATCTGAGGCGATGTTTGATAAAACATTAGAATTTTACATTAATAATTTTGAAGAAATGACGACTCTATTAGATGAAATGAAAAATTCGATGACAGATTAA
- a CDS encoding ABC transporter ATP-binding protein, producing MKSTFKLLIFSKPYFILIVLNTMFNLLAVIFSLFSISLIIPILGLLFGTIEPSNTITDDLSFNNLKDYIYNVIYDLIKLYGLTYALGFICILVGLGTMLKNSFRYCALYCLTPFRNNIIRDIRKKMYKKLLKLQIPFVNKFKKGDLVARMTNDLIEVEWSIMGVLEFFIKDPIHIIIFLISLIYINVEITLIGLVCLPIAAFLITKVSKSLKQNSKLSQIKLADIISFIEESISNLKIIKAFNSTFFISTKFNSHNERLKTLNNKVLWRKDLASPMSEMLSTIVMIIIIWFGGKTVLNNNLDAETFIGYLIIFSQILPPAKSLTTAFYSIQKGAASAERIMSILEQPIDNTHSLKFIDSFKTISFDNVSFKSSEGTILKNVNLNIEKGQKIAIVGESGSGKSTLLELLLKFYPHSSGNIKIDEEHLLNLNCNKLFGLVTQDVLLFNDTILNNILLGNPSVSETEVHRASMKAHIHKFIETLDNGYNTIIGAGGINLSGGERQRISLARAFISQAPILILDEPTSALDAESHQYIQTSLKEIPQSTTLITITHKLSSIVEYDHIIVMENGSITDAGNHKFLIKNSVVYKKLYEIETFKKNE from the coding sequence ATGAAATCTACTTTTAAACTTTTAATATTTTCAAAACCTTATTTTATATTAATCGTATTAAATACGATGTTTAATCTATTAGCTGTTATTTTTTCATTATTCTCGATTTCATTAATTATTCCCATACTTGGATTATTGTTTGGAACTATTGAGCCCTCAAATACAATAACAGACGACTTATCATTTAATAATCTAAAGGATTACATTTACAATGTAATATATGATTTAATAAAATTGTACGGTCTTACATATGCCCTCGGGTTTATATGCATTTTAGTTGGTCTGGGGACAATGCTTAAAAATAGTTTTAGATATTGTGCTTTATATTGTTTAACTCCTTTTAGAAATAATATAATTAGAGATATACGTAAAAAAATGTATAAAAAATTGCTTAAACTTCAAATACCTTTTGTTAATAAATTTAAAAAAGGTGATTTAGTAGCACGTATGACCAATGATTTAATTGAAGTTGAATGGTCTATTATGGGAGTTTTGGAGTTTTTTATAAAAGACCCTATACACATTATAATATTTTTAATTAGTTTAATCTACATTAATGTTGAGATAACATTAATTGGTTTAGTTTGTTTACCAATTGCAGCCTTTTTAATAACAAAAGTTAGCAAATCATTAAAACAAAATTCTAAATTAAGTCAAATAAAATTAGCTGATATTATTTCTTTTATAGAAGAGTCAATTAGTAATTTAAAAATTATTAAAGCATTTAACAGTACTTTTTTTATCTCTACAAAATTTAACTCACATAATGAACGCCTAAAAACTTTAAACAACAAAGTATTATGGAGGAAAGATTTAGCATCTCCAATGAGCGAAATGTTAAGTACAATTGTTATGATAATAATTATTTGGTTTGGGGGAAAAACTGTATTAAATAATAATCTTGATGCCGAAACATTTATAGGCTATTTAATTATTTTTTCACAAATACTTCCCCCTGCTAAATCTTTGACAACCGCGTTTTATTCTATTCAAAAAGGTGCTGCATCAGCTGAAAGAATTATGAGTATTTTAGAACAACCAATAGATAATACTCACTCTTTGAAATTTATTGACTCATTTAAAACAATAAGTTTTGATAATGTCTCTTTTAAATCATCTGAGGGCACAATTCTGAAAAATGTTAACTTAAATATAGAAAAAGGGCAGAAAATTGCAATCGTTGGTGAGTCTGGAAGTGGTAAATCAACATTATTAGAATTATTATTGAAATTTTATCCTCATAGTAGTGGTAATATTAAAATTGATGAAGAGCATTTACTTAATCTTAATTGTAATAAATTATTTGGGCTAGTTACTCAAGATGTTTTATTATTTAATGACACTATATTAAATAATATATTATTAGGTAATCCATCAGTATCAGAAACCGAAGTCCATCGTGCGTCAATGAAGGCACATATTCACAAATTTATTGAAACGTTAGATAACGGATATAACACAATTATTGGTGCAGGTGGTATAAACCTATCAGGTGGAGAAAGACAACGGATAAGCCTAGCTAGAGCTTTTATAAGTCAAGCACCGATTTTGATACTTGATGAACCAACGTCTGCATTAGATGCTGAATCTCATCAATACATCCAGACGTCTTTAAAAGAAATCCCCCAATCTACAACATTAATTACTATTACGCATAAACTAAGCTCAATCGTTGAGTATGACCATATTATTGTTATGGAGAATGGTTCTATTACTGATGCAGGCAATCACAAATTTTTGATAAAAAATAGTGTAGTATATAAAAAACTTTACGAAATTGAAACTTTTAAAAAAAATGAATAA
- a CDS encoding polyprenol monophosphomannose synthase yields MQRSLVIIPTYNEIENISIMINTVFSLSDDVHILIVDDSSPDGTAKEVIGLQSKYQNRLFLLERSEKRGLGTAYIAGFKWGLNKSYSYFFQMDCDFSHNPNDLHRLYALSNNKNLDLCIGSRYISGINVVNWPLSRVLLSYFASFYVRIITGMNIKDPTAGFKLYKRKVLESIDLNSVEFVGYAFQIEMKFRVWKKRFKIYELPIVFKDREKGVSKLNSSIIKEAVFGVLKMKIKSIFSSSYK; encoded by the coding sequence ATGCAAAGAAGTTTAGTTATAATCCCTACTTATAATGAAATTGAGAATATTAGTATAATGATAAATACTGTATTTTCTCTCTCCGATGACGTGCATATTTTAATAGTTGATGATTCTTCACCTGATGGGACAGCAAAAGAAGTAATTGGATTGCAATCTAAATATCAAAATCGTTTGTTCTTATTAGAACGTTCGGAAAAAAGAGGTTTAGGCACAGCTTATATTGCTGGCTTTAAATGGGGGCTTAATAAATCATATAGTTATTTCTTTCAAATGGATTGTGACTTCTCACATAATCCAAATGATTTACATAGACTATATGCTTTATCAAATAATAAAAATTTAGACCTATGCATAGGCTCTAGATATATTTCAGGCATTAATGTTGTTAATTGGCCATTAAGTAGGGTATTGTTATCTTATTTTGCGTCCTTTTATGTAAGAATAATAACCGGAATGAACATAAAAGATCCAACGGCAGGATTTAAATTATATAAAAGAAAAGTTTTAGAATCCATTGATTTAAACTCTGTTGAATTTGTTGGATACGCATTTCAAATAGAAATGAAGTTTAGAGTGTGGAAAAAAAGATTTAAAATTTATGAGTTGCCAATTGTCTTTAAGGATAGAGAAAAAGGTGTGTCAAAATTAAATAGTAGTATAATAAAGGAAGCAGTATTTGGGGTCTTAAAAATGAAAATAAAGAGTATTTTTTCATCATCTTATAAATAG
- a CDS encoding T9SS C-terminal target domain-containing protein, which produces MKHFITLLLITICFNFSQAQCTDLFISEYVEGWSNNKALEIYNPTDLPIDLSSYIVSRYTNGATQASTPLQLEGIIEPYSTFVIGLDKRDPEGTGYDAPVWDGYYTYTDSVTNEEVTIYDADTDLQSKIDFWGNGTYYGGTDPDSAAMYPMTMFFNGNDAITLEMIGGGVVDLIGKVGDDPGAGWTDANGAIWTKDHTLVRIETVTEGVNSNPTIFDPTLQWDSLPVNTFANLGSHDCICNLASQLEEIDTGFLIYPNPTSSNSLSIKNTLNISDVKVFNPQGKIILHKSEHYHNQMEINLPDVSGLYIITLTDANGTRSKSIVLE; this is translated from the coding sequence ATGAAACACTTTATTACACTATTACTTATTACTATATGCTTTAACTTTTCACAAGCACAATGTACTGACTTATTTATATCAGAATATGTGGAAGGCTGGTCAAATAACAAGGCCTTAGAAATATATAACCCAACAGATCTTCCTATTGACTTGTCCTCTTATATCGTATCGAGATATACCAACGGAGCTACTCAGGCAAGTACTCCTCTACAACTTGAGGGGATTATTGAACCTTATTCAACTTTTGTAATAGGTTTAGATAAAAGAGATCCTGAAGGAACAGGCTATGATGCTCCTGTCTGGGATGGATATTACACCTATACTGACAGTGTTACAAATGAAGAAGTAACAATATATGATGCTGATACTGACTTGCAAAGTAAAATTGATTTTTGGGGAAATGGTACGTACTACGGCGGTACGGATCCTGATTCAGCAGCCATGTATCCAATGACAATGTTCTTTAATGGGAATGATGCAATTACATTAGAAATGATCGGAGGAGGAGTAGTTGACTTAATTGGAAAAGTTGGTGATGACCCAGGAGCAGGATGGACTGATGCAAATGGAGCAATATGGACTAAAGATCATACTTTAGTGAGGATAGAGACTGTAACAGAGGGAGTTAACTCGAATCCTACAATTTTTGACCCTACTCTACAATGGGATTCACTGCCTGTCAATACTTTTGCTAATTTAGGTTCTCATGACTGTATATGTAATCTTGCATCTCAATTGGAGGAAATCGATACTGGATTTTTAATTTATCCTAACCCGACATCAAGCAATTCCTTGTCCATTAAAAACACTTTAAATATTTCTGATGTAAAAGTATTTAATCCACAAGGAAAAATAATTCTTCATAAATCTGAACATTATCATAATCAAATGGAAATTAATCTGCCTGATGTTAGTGGACTTTATATAATAACACTTACAGATGCAAATGGAACCAGATCTAAATCAATTGTTTTGGAATAA
- the mce gene encoding methylmalonyl-CoA epimerase — protein MNNIEHIGIAVSDLDSANELYSKLLGTKPYKQEHVEQEGIITSFFKTGNSKIELLQGVTENNAISNFIKNQGEGIHHIAFEVKNINSEITRLKKLGFHIINEIPKKGADNKLICFIHPKSTKKVLIELCQEIK, from the coding sequence ATGAATAATATTGAGCACATAGGGATTGCAGTTTCTGACTTAGATTCGGCAAATGAATTATATAGTAAATTATTAGGAACTAAGCCATACAAACAAGAACATGTTGAACAAGAAGGGATAATTACTTCATTTTTTAAAACTGGTAATTCAAAAATTGAATTGCTACAAGGAGTAACAGAAAATAATGCAATTTCTAATTTTATTAAAAATCAAGGTGAAGGTATTCATCATATTGCTTTTGAAGTGAAAAATATCAACTCTGAGATAACCAGACTAAAAAAATTAGGATTTCATATTATTAATGAAATACCTAAAAAGGGTGCAGATAACAAATTAATATGTTTTATTCATCCAAAATCAACAAAAAAAGTACTAATAGAATTATGTCAAGAAATTAAATAA